Proteins from one Candidatus Caldatribacterium sp. genomic window:
- a CDS encoding TetR family transcriptional regulator: MVDPVHMQNIVTRAPEVARVQRVQEGAPEAQSQVFAQELARETQRAEETVPSPPQSARAEWKKERRKREEERRGTSGDARKTREKQEVEKDLGHFIDTTA, encoded by the coding sequence ATGGTTGACCCGGTGCACATGCAGAACATCGTGACTCGGGCGCCAGAGGTTGCCCGGGTGCAACGGGTTCAGGAAGGGGCACCAGAAGCCCAGAGCCAGGTTTTTGCTCAGGAACTTGCCAGGGAAACCCAGAGAGCGGAAGAAACGGTACCCTCTCCACCACAGTCTGCTCGAGCCGAGTGGAAGAAGGAGAGAAGAAAGAGAGAGGAAGAGAGACGAGGCACCTCTGGAGATGCTCGAAAAACGCGAGAAAAACAGGAAGTGGAAAAGGACCTTGGCCACTTCATCGACACAACGGCCTGA
- a CDS encoding late competence development ComFB family protein has protein sequence MLKNILEDALRRLLPEVYAVKKDLCPCPQCQEDVLALALRSLPPKYVSREQGEVFARLELENPQTQIDMLEALLQAADIVIARPRCARAQESQRGQSGEPGR, from the coding sequence ATGCTCAAGAACATCCTTGAAGATGCCCTTCGAAGGCTCTTACCGGAAGTGTACGCGGTGAAGAAGGACCTCTGCCCTTGTCCCCAGTGCCAGGAGGATGTTCTTGCCCTGGCGCTTCGTTCGCTCCCCCCAAAGTACGTTTCTCGGGAACAGGGAGAGGTTTTCGCCCGCCTGGAGCTTGAGAATCCCCAGACTCAAATTGACATGCTCGAGGCACTGCTCCAGGCCGCCGATATCGTCATCGCCCGCCCCCGCTGTGCAAGGGCTCAGGAATCGCAAAGAGGTCAATCTGGGGAGCCCGGTAGGTAA